A part of Cannabis sativa cultivar Pink pepper isolate KNU-18-1 chromosome 6, ASM2916894v1, whole genome shotgun sequence genomic DNA contains:
- the LOC115724558 gene encoding senescence-specific cysteine protease SAG39-like, which translates to MAYRFQMASTTLVLVLVLAMWLSQSQCRTLNDASMSEQHEQWMARYGRTYKDDAEKEIRFQIFKKNVEFIESFNKAGDKLYKLGVNEFVDLTNEEFRASRNGYKNSSSVPKFTPFKYESVTAVPSSMDWRKKGAVTPVKDQGQCGCCWAFSAVAATEGITQLSTGKLISLSEQELVDCDINGTDQGCEGGLMDDAFKFIIDNGGLNTEANYPYKGVDATCNKKSSSSDAAKITGYEDVPANSEKSLLKAVANQPISVAIDAGGSEFQLYSSGIFTGECGTQLDHGVTAVGYGTTDDGTKYWLVKNSWGSSWGENGYIRMQRDVDAEEGLCGIAMEASYPTVA; encoded by the exons ATGGCTTATAGATTTCAAATGGCATCAACAACTCTAGTTTTAGTGTTAGTGTTAGCCATGTGGCTCTCTCAGTCCCAATGTCGAACATTGAATGATGCTTCAATGTCAGAACAACATGAGCAGTGGATGGCTCGCTATGGTCGCACCTACAAAGATGACGCTGAAAAGGAAATTCGCTTccaaatatttaagaaaaatgtggAGTTCATTGAGTCGTTTAATAAAGCTGGGGACAAATTGTACAAGCTAGGGGTCAATGAATTTGTGGACCTTACCAATGAGGAATTCAGAGCCTCTCGTAATGGTTACAAAAATTCCTCTAGTGTTCCAAAATTCACTCCATTCAAGTATGAAAGTGTGACTGCAGTTCCGTCTAGTATGGATTGGAGAAAGAAGGGAGCTGTCACTCCAGTCAAGGACCAGGGTCAATGTG gATGTTGTTGGGCGTTCTCTGCAGTGGCTGCCACGGAAGGAATCACACAATTGTCTACAGGAAAGCTGATATCCTTATCTGAACAAGAATTGGTAGATTGTGACATAAATGGCACTGACCAAGGCTGCGAGGGAGGACTCATGGATGACGCCTTCAAGTTCATCATTGACAATGGAGGCCTAAACACAGAGGCCAACTATCCTTACAAGGGAGTTGACGCCACTTGTAACAAGAAGTCCTCATCTTCTGATGCTGCCAAAATAACTGGTTACGAAGATGTGCCAGCCAATAGTGAGAAGTCATTGTTAAAAGCCGTTGCCAACCAACCAATCTCAGTGGCAATTGATGCTGGTGGTTCTGAGTTCCAATTGTACTCAAGTGGTATCTTCACCGGAGAATGTGGAACCCAATTGGACCATGGTGTCACAGCCGTAGGATATGGAACTACAGACGATGGTACTAAGTATTGGTTGGTTAAGAATTCTTGGGGTTCCAGTTGGGGTGAGAATGGTTACATTAGGATGCAGAGGGATGTGGATGCTGAAGAAGGTCTTTGTGGCATCGCTATGGAAGCTTCATATCCTACTGTtgcttaa
- the LOC115724443 gene encoding putative disease resistance RPP13-like protein 1 isoform X1, whose protein sequence is MADLMVGGALLSGFINVLFDRIASKEVLDYFRGRKHIQKLLKQLETTLLSANVLLDDAEDKQLGDSNVKKWLEDLKEVIYEADHVVDKISTEALRLKMEKDESESIASKFLNLVPTMFSSFDNAVKSELEEILASLDHLIAQKECLGLKKVSHKTTTVHRSPAPLLHDSKIYGREGDKENIVKLLLSDGDDFGGHKISVVSIVGMGGIGKTTLAQSVYYDTNVQEHFDLKAWVTVSDDFDVFKLTKVILEAITKTTCGAREQHQLQNDLQNALTGKKFFIVLDDVWNENYLLWDSLKSSFEFGQQGSKIIVTTRNKDIALMMKTPNVEPYELGEICDENCWKLFTEHIDTDAGSRGVHPDMDEIGKQIVKKCKGLPLAVKSMAGLLRSMSTREEWKHVLQSGVWEFPNCCNIGFVPALWLSYRFLPPYLKLCFSYLSIFPKDYEFQRYDREKLILIWMAEGVLQPQKGKRIEDVGEDYLNVLMSRSFLQRSRSDEFSFTMHDLMHDLAMFVSGKCSYDNSEDLLNLTSKIRHFSYLHDSGNQVRLFESLSKVKYLRGLLSHNSNGFGDTSTVEMVLKVGECLRTLSLPRSKIVELPASIGNLKHLRYVDVSGTNIKELPTSICVLYNLETLILSSCSELIQLPANISKLINLRHLMIKGTPLKEMPPRICNMVNLQTLSDFVLCENDGPRIKELGKLENLHGDLCISGLEYVQEASDVLEGSLKSKEYLTGLVLNWDSEADNSSKAKEVLDALKPHINLKRLTIKGYSGTSLPDWVTHPSYCNLEHVALESCKNCCVLLSSFRLLSSLTNLEIEDCLHIHNDGISLNKSFVFLTHLHLKGMTMLDWSFTNADDQNGEIFPCLKVFKLNECQKLNVALPDCNFPSLESIYIRGCNDLVTIFPTSTVHIDAAYPCLEMLITESCSSLESFSEMGLPFALKNLCIVSCHMLIENRIKWNLQSHSSLKELVLYNYDGMVDSFPEEWLLPPTLTYLAIEFFESLEALNGKGFQQLTSLQNLSLFGLQKLECLPEGLPHTLTSVSIGGYPLPKTKCVPNLKIEYILRPRYIHVVFGFYDKQFMARRRRYD, encoded by the exons ATGGCTGATTTGATGGTGGGAGGAGCTCTTCTCTCTGGTTTCATCAATGTCCTTTTCGATAGGATTGCTTCTAAAGAAGTTCTTGACTACTTTAGAGGAAGGAAACACATTCAAAAGCTTCTCAAACAGTTGGAGACTACGTTGTTGTCTGCTAATGTCCTCCTGGATGATGCCGAGGACAAACAACTTGGAGACAGCAATGTGAAGAAGTGGCTTGAAGATCTTAAAGAAGTAATTTATGAAGCAGATCACGTCGTGGACAAGATTAGTACTGAAGCTTTGCGACTCAAGATGGAGAAAGATGAATCCGAAAGCATAGCAAGTAAGTTCTTGAACTTAGTCCCAACCATGTTTAGTTCATTTGACAATGCTGTGAAATCTGAACTAGAGGAGATCCTTGCTTCATTAGACCATCTTATAGCTCAAAAAGAGTGTCTTGGTTTGAAAAAAGTAAGCCATAAAACAACAACAGTGCATAGATCACCAGCTCCTTTGCTACATGATTCCAAGATTTATGGAAGGGAGGGTGATAAAGAGAATATTGTTAAGCTATTGTTGTCTGATGGTGATGATTTTGGTGGCCACAAGATCTCTGTTGTTTCTATAGTAGGGATGGGTGGTATTGGTAAAACTACACTTGCTCAAAGTGTATACTATGATACCAATGTCCAAGAACACTTTGACTTGAAAGCATGGGTGACAGTGTCTGATGATTTTGATGTTTTTAAATTGACAAAGGTAATTTTGGAGGCTATCACTAAAACAACATGTGGAGCAAGGGAGCAACATCAACTTCAAAATGATTTGCAAAATGCTTTGACCGGTAAGAAGTTTTTTATTGTTCTTGACGATgtatggaatgaaaattatttgtTGTGGGACTCTTTGAAAAGCTCTTTTGAATTTGGTCAACAAGGAAGTAAGATTATTGTGACAACACGTAACAAAGATATTGCATTGATGATGAAGACGCCAAATGTTGAACCTTACGAGCTTGGAGAAATATGTGATGAGAATTGTTGGAAGTTGTTTACAGAGCATATCGATACTGATGCAGGCTCTCGTGGGGTACATCCAGACATGGACGAAATCGGAAAGCAAATTGTTAAAAAGTGCAAAGGCCTTCCTTTAGCTGTAAAATCTATGGCTGGTTTGTTACGATCTATGTCAACTCGCGAGGAGTGGAAACATGTACTGCAAAGTGGTGTATGGGAGTTTCCCAATTGTTGCAATATTGGATTTGTTCCAGCTTTGTGGTTAAGTTACCGTTTTTTGCCTCCATATTTAAAGTTATGTTTTTCTTATCTCTCCATATTTCCTAAGGATTATGAATTTCAAAGATACGATAGAGAAAAACTAATCTTAATATGGATGGCAGAAGGTGTTTTGCAACCTCAAAAAGGGAAAAGAATTGAAGATGTTGGAGAAGACTACTTGAATGTTTTAATGTCAAGATCATTCTTACAAAGATCTAGAAGTGATGAATTTTCTTTCACTATGCATGATCTCATGCATGATCTAGCTATGTTTGTATCAGGAAAGTGTAGCTATGACAATTCTGAAGACCTACTTAATCTTACAAGCAAGATTCGCCATTTTTCATATTTGCATGACTCGGGGAATCAAGTGAGATTGTTTGAGAGCTTATCCAAAGTGAAGTATTTGCGCGGCCTATTGTCACATAATAGTAATGGATTCGGGGACACATCGACAGTTGAAATGGTTTTGAAGGTTGGAGAATGCTTAAGAACACTTTCTTTACCTAGATCTAAAATAGTAGAATTGCCTGCTTCAATTGGAAATTTGAAGCATCTAAGATATGTGGATGTCTCAGGCACAAACATCAAAGAATTACCTACTTCAATTTGTGTTTTGTACAATTTGGAAACATTGATATTGTCAAGTTGCTCAGAGCTCATCCAATTGCCTGCCAACATTTCTAAGCTAATCAACTTGCGTCACCTTATGATCAAAGGAACACCTTTAAAAGAGATGCCGCCGAGGATTTGCAATATGGTCAATCTCCAGACACTAAGTGATTTTGTTTTGTGTGAAAATGATGGGCCCAGGATCAAAGAGTTGGGTAAGTTGGAGAATTTGCATGGAGACTTGTGTATTTCAGGCCTTGAGTATGTTCAAGAAGCTAGTGATGTTTTGGAAGGAAGCTTGAAGAGCAAAGAATATCTTACCGGGCTTGTTTTGAATTGGGATAGTGAAGCTGATAATTCATCAAAAGCCAAGGAAGTACTTGATGCACTAAAACCACACATAAATTTGAAGAGACTCACAATCAAGGGCTACAGTGGCACGAGCTTGCCTGATTGGGTAACACATCCATCTTATTGTAACTTGGAACATGTTGCTCTAGAAAGTTGTAAGAATTGTTGCGTGCTGCTGTCATCATTTCGGCTGCTAAGTTCACTCACAAATCTTGAAATTGAAGATTGCCTTCACATCCACAATGATGGCATTTCTTTAAATAAGTCATTTGTCTTCTTAACACATTTACATCTCAAAGGAATGACTATGTTGGATTGGTCATTTACTAATGCAGATGATCAAAATGGTGAGATTTTCCCATGTTTGAAGGTATTCAAGTTAAATGAATGTCAGAAGTTAAATGTGGCTTTACCTGATTGTAATTTCCCGTCTTTGGAATCTATCTACATTCGCGGTTGCAATGACTTGGTGACTATATTTCCAACAAGTACAGTACACATTGATGCTGCATACCCTTGCCTTGAAATGTTGATAACAGAAAGTTGTTCAAGTCTAGAGTCATTTTCAGAAATGGGATTGCCCTTTGCTTTGAAAAATCTGTGTATTGTCTCATGTCATATGCTCATAGAAAATCGCATCAAGTGGAATTTACAAAGCCACTCTTCATTGAAAGAGTTAGTATTGTACAATTACGATGGAATGGTGGATTCATTTCCAGAGGAATGGCTGCTTCCACCAACTTTAACATATCTAGCAATCGAATTTTTCGAAAGCCTTGAAGCTTTAAATGGAAAAGGCTTTCAACAACTAACATCTCTTCAAAACTTGAGTCTTTTTGGCTTACAAAAACTAGAGTGCTTACCGGAAGGACTACCCCACACACTTACTTCGGTGTCCATAGGTGGTTATCCTTTGCCCAAAACTAAATGCGTGCCTAATCTGAAGATAGAATATATACTTAGACCTCGCTACATTCATG TTGTATTTGGATTCTATGACAAGCAATTTATGGCTCGCCGAAGGAGATATGATTAA
- the LOC115724443 gene encoding putative disease resistance RPP13-like protein 1 isoform X2, whose translation MADLMVGGALLSGFINVLFDRIASKEVLDYFRGRKHIQKLLKQLETTLLSANVLLDDAEDKQLGDSNVKKWLEDLKEVIYEADHVVDKISTEALRLKMEKDESESIASKFLNLVPTMFSSFDNAVKSELEEILASLDHLIAQKECLGLKKVSHKTTTVHRSPAPLLHDSKIYGREGDKENIVKLLLSDGDDFGGHKISVVSIVGMGGIGKTTLAQSVYYDTNVQEHFDLKAWVTVSDDFDVFKLTKVILEAITKTTCGAREQHQLQNDLQNALTGKKFFIVLDDVWNENYLLWDSLKSSFEFGQQGSKIIVTTRNKDIALMMKTPNVEPYELGEICDENCWKLFTEHIDTDAGSRGVHPDMDEIGKQIVKKCKGLPLAVKSMAGLLRSMSTREEWKHVLQSGVWEFPNCCNIGFVPALWLSYRFLPPYLKLCFSYLSIFPKDYEFQRYDREKLILIWMAEGVLQPQKGKRIEDVGEDYLNVLMSRSFLQRSRSDEFSFTMHDLMHDLAMFVSGKCSYDNSEDLLNLTSKIRHFSYLHDSGNQVRLFESLSKVKYLRGLLSHNSNGFGDTSTVEMVLKVGECLRTLSLPRSKIVELPASIGNLKHLRYVDVSGTNIKELPTSICVLYNLETLILSSCSELIQLPANISKLINLRHLMIKGTPLKEMPPRICNMVNLQTLSDFVLCENDGPRIKELGKLENLHGDLCISGLEYVQEASDVLEGSLKSKEYLTGLVLNWDSEADNSSKAKEVLDALKPHINLKRLTIKGYSGTSLPDWVTHPSYCNLEHVALESCKNCCVLLSSFRLLSSLTNLEIEDCLHIHNDGISLNKSFVFLTHLHLKGMTMLDWSFTNADDQNGEIFPCLKVFKLNECQKLNVALPDCNFPSLESIYIRGCNDLVTIFPTSTVHIDAAYPCLEMLITESCSSLESFSEMGLPFALKNLCIVSCHMLIENRIKWNLQSHSSLKELVLYNYDGMVDSFPEEWLLPPTLTYLAIEFFESLEALNGKGFQQLTSLQNLSLFGLQKLECLPEGLPHTLTSVSIVVFGFYDKQFMARRRRYD comes from the exons ATGGCTGATTTGATGGTGGGAGGAGCTCTTCTCTCTGGTTTCATCAATGTCCTTTTCGATAGGATTGCTTCTAAAGAAGTTCTTGACTACTTTAGAGGAAGGAAACACATTCAAAAGCTTCTCAAACAGTTGGAGACTACGTTGTTGTCTGCTAATGTCCTCCTGGATGATGCCGAGGACAAACAACTTGGAGACAGCAATGTGAAGAAGTGGCTTGAAGATCTTAAAGAAGTAATTTATGAAGCAGATCACGTCGTGGACAAGATTAGTACTGAAGCTTTGCGACTCAAGATGGAGAAAGATGAATCCGAAAGCATAGCAAGTAAGTTCTTGAACTTAGTCCCAACCATGTTTAGTTCATTTGACAATGCTGTGAAATCTGAACTAGAGGAGATCCTTGCTTCATTAGACCATCTTATAGCTCAAAAAGAGTGTCTTGGTTTGAAAAAAGTAAGCCATAAAACAACAACAGTGCATAGATCACCAGCTCCTTTGCTACATGATTCCAAGATTTATGGAAGGGAGGGTGATAAAGAGAATATTGTTAAGCTATTGTTGTCTGATGGTGATGATTTTGGTGGCCACAAGATCTCTGTTGTTTCTATAGTAGGGATGGGTGGTATTGGTAAAACTACACTTGCTCAAAGTGTATACTATGATACCAATGTCCAAGAACACTTTGACTTGAAAGCATGGGTGACAGTGTCTGATGATTTTGATGTTTTTAAATTGACAAAGGTAATTTTGGAGGCTATCACTAAAACAACATGTGGAGCAAGGGAGCAACATCAACTTCAAAATGATTTGCAAAATGCTTTGACCGGTAAGAAGTTTTTTATTGTTCTTGACGATgtatggaatgaaaattatttgtTGTGGGACTCTTTGAAAAGCTCTTTTGAATTTGGTCAACAAGGAAGTAAGATTATTGTGACAACACGTAACAAAGATATTGCATTGATGATGAAGACGCCAAATGTTGAACCTTACGAGCTTGGAGAAATATGTGATGAGAATTGTTGGAAGTTGTTTACAGAGCATATCGATACTGATGCAGGCTCTCGTGGGGTACATCCAGACATGGACGAAATCGGAAAGCAAATTGTTAAAAAGTGCAAAGGCCTTCCTTTAGCTGTAAAATCTATGGCTGGTTTGTTACGATCTATGTCAACTCGCGAGGAGTGGAAACATGTACTGCAAAGTGGTGTATGGGAGTTTCCCAATTGTTGCAATATTGGATTTGTTCCAGCTTTGTGGTTAAGTTACCGTTTTTTGCCTCCATATTTAAAGTTATGTTTTTCTTATCTCTCCATATTTCCTAAGGATTATGAATTTCAAAGATACGATAGAGAAAAACTAATCTTAATATGGATGGCAGAAGGTGTTTTGCAACCTCAAAAAGGGAAAAGAATTGAAGATGTTGGAGAAGACTACTTGAATGTTTTAATGTCAAGATCATTCTTACAAAGATCTAGAAGTGATGAATTTTCTTTCACTATGCATGATCTCATGCATGATCTAGCTATGTTTGTATCAGGAAAGTGTAGCTATGACAATTCTGAAGACCTACTTAATCTTACAAGCAAGATTCGCCATTTTTCATATTTGCATGACTCGGGGAATCAAGTGAGATTGTTTGAGAGCTTATCCAAAGTGAAGTATTTGCGCGGCCTATTGTCACATAATAGTAATGGATTCGGGGACACATCGACAGTTGAAATGGTTTTGAAGGTTGGAGAATGCTTAAGAACACTTTCTTTACCTAGATCTAAAATAGTAGAATTGCCTGCTTCAATTGGAAATTTGAAGCATCTAAGATATGTGGATGTCTCAGGCACAAACATCAAAGAATTACCTACTTCAATTTGTGTTTTGTACAATTTGGAAACATTGATATTGTCAAGTTGCTCAGAGCTCATCCAATTGCCTGCCAACATTTCTAAGCTAATCAACTTGCGTCACCTTATGATCAAAGGAACACCTTTAAAAGAGATGCCGCCGAGGATTTGCAATATGGTCAATCTCCAGACACTAAGTGATTTTGTTTTGTGTGAAAATGATGGGCCCAGGATCAAAGAGTTGGGTAAGTTGGAGAATTTGCATGGAGACTTGTGTATTTCAGGCCTTGAGTATGTTCAAGAAGCTAGTGATGTTTTGGAAGGAAGCTTGAAGAGCAAAGAATATCTTACCGGGCTTGTTTTGAATTGGGATAGTGAAGCTGATAATTCATCAAAAGCCAAGGAAGTACTTGATGCACTAAAACCACACATAAATTTGAAGAGACTCACAATCAAGGGCTACAGTGGCACGAGCTTGCCTGATTGGGTAACACATCCATCTTATTGTAACTTGGAACATGTTGCTCTAGAAAGTTGTAAGAATTGTTGCGTGCTGCTGTCATCATTTCGGCTGCTAAGTTCACTCACAAATCTTGAAATTGAAGATTGCCTTCACATCCACAATGATGGCATTTCTTTAAATAAGTCATTTGTCTTCTTAACACATTTACATCTCAAAGGAATGACTATGTTGGATTGGTCATTTACTAATGCAGATGATCAAAATGGTGAGATTTTCCCATGTTTGAAGGTATTCAAGTTAAATGAATGTCAGAAGTTAAATGTGGCTTTACCTGATTGTAATTTCCCGTCTTTGGAATCTATCTACATTCGCGGTTGCAATGACTTGGTGACTATATTTCCAACAAGTACAGTACACATTGATGCTGCATACCCTTGCCTTGAAATGTTGATAACAGAAAGTTGTTCAAGTCTAGAGTCATTTTCAGAAATGGGATTGCCCTTTGCTTTGAAAAATCTGTGTATTGTCTCATGTCATATGCTCATAGAAAATCGCATCAAGTGGAATTTACAAAGCCACTCTTCATTGAAAGAGTTAGTATTGTACAATTACGATGGAATGGTGGATTCATTTCCAGAGGAATGGCTGCTTCCACCAACTTTAACATATCTAGCAATCGAATTTTTCGAAAGCCTTGAAGCTTTAAATGGAAAAGGCTTTCAACAACTAACATCTCTTCAAAACTTGAGTCTTTTTGGCTTACAAAAACTAGAGTGCTTACCGGAAGGACTACCCCACACACTTACTTCGGTGTCCATAG TTGTATTTGGATTCTATGACAAGCAATTTATGGCTCGCCGAAGGAGATATGATTAA
- the LOC115724559 gene encoding senescence-specific cysteine protease SAG39-like, protein MAYRFQMASTTLVLVLVLAMWLSQSQCRTLNDATMSEQHEHWMACHGRTYKDDAEKEIRFQIFKKNVEFIESFNKAGNKLYKLGVNKFADLTNDEFRASCNGYRFSSSVLRSTPFKYENVTAIPSSMDWRKKGAVTPVKDQGQCGCCWAFSAVAATEGITQLSTGKLISLSEQELVDCDVSGTDQGCEGGLMDDAFKFIIANGGLNTEAKYPYKGVDATCNKKSSCSDAAKITGYEDVPANSEKSLLKAVANQPISVAIDAGSTEFQLYSSGIFTGECGTQLDHGVTAVGYGTTDDGTKYWLVKNSWGSSWGENGYIRMQRDVNAEEGLCGIAMEASYPTVA, encoded by the exons ATGGCTTATAGATTTCAAATGGCATCAACAACTCTAGTTTTAGTGTTAGTGTTAGCCATGTGGCTCTCTCAGTCCCAATGTCGAACATTGAACGATGCTACAATGTCAGAACAACATGAGCATTGGATGGCTTGTCATGGTCGTACCTACAAAGATGATGCTGAAAAGGAAATTCGTTTCCAAATATTCAAGAAAAATGTAGAGTTTATTGAGTCGTTTAATAAAGCAGGGAATAAGTTGTACAAGCTAGGAGTCAATAAATTTGCGGACCTTACCAATGACGAATTCAGAGCCTCTTGTAATGGTTATAGATTTTCCTCTAGTGTTCTAAGATCCACTCCATTCAAGTATGAAAATGTGACTGCAATTCCGTCTAGTATGGATTGGAGGAAGAAGGGAGCTGTCACTCCAGTCAAAGACCAGGGTCAATGTG GATGCTGCTGGGCGTTCTCTGCAGTGGCTGCCACGGAAGGAATTACGCAATTGTCCACAGGAAAGTTGATATCCTTATCTGAACAAGAATTGGTAGATTGTGATGTAAGTGGCACTGACCAAGGCTGCGAGGGGGGACTCATGGATGATGCCTTCAAGTTCATCATTGCCAATGGAGGCCTAAACACAGAGGCCAAGTATCCTTACAAGGGAGTTGATGCCACTTGTAACAAGAAGTCATCATGTTCTGATGCTGCCAAAATAACCGGCTACGAAGATGTGCCAGCCAATAGTGAGAAGTCATTGTTAAAAGCCGTTGCCAACCAACCAATCTCAGTGGCAATTGATGCTGGTAGTACTGAGTTCCAATTGTACTCAAGTGGTATCTTCACAGGCGAATGTGGAACCCAATTGGACCATGGTGTCACAGCCGTAGGATATGGAACTACAGACGATGGTACTAAGTATTGGTTAGTTAAAAATTCTTGGGGTTCGAGTTGGGGTGAGAATGGTTACATTAGGATGCAGAGGGATGTGAATGCTGAAGAAGGTCTTTGCGGCATCGCTATGGAAGCTTCATATCCTACTGTtgcttaa
- the LOC115725197 gene encoding senescence-specific cysteine protease SAG39-like, which yields MASRFEFASTTLVLVLVLAIWLCQSQCRTLNDASMSEQHEQWMARYGRTYKDDAEKEIRFQIFKKNVEFIESFNKAGNKLYKLGVNEFVDLTNEEFKASRNGYKNSSSSVSKSTPFKYESVTAIPSSMDWRKKGAVTPVKDQGQCGCCWAFSAVAATEGITQLSTGKLISLSEQELVDCDINGTDQGCEGGLMDDAFKFIIDNGGLNTEANYPYKGVDATCNKKSSSSDAAKITGYEDVPTNSEKSLLKAVANQPISVAIDASGSEFQLYSSGVFTGECGTQLDHGVTAVGYGTADDGTKYWLVKNSWGLSWGENGYIRMQRDVDAEEGLCGIAMEASYPTVA from the exons ATGGCTTCCAGATTTGAATTTGCGTCAACAACTCTAGTTTTAGTCTTAGTTTTAGCCATATGGCTCTGTCAATCTCAATGTCGAACATTGAACGATGCTTCAATGTCAGAACAACATGAGCAGTGGATGGCTCGCTATGGTCGCACATACAAAGATGATGCTGAAAAGGAAATTCGTTTccaaatatttaagaaaaatgtggAGTTTATTGAGTCGTTTAATAAAGCAGGGAACAAGTTGTACAAGCTAGGGGTCAATGAATTTGTGGACCTTACCAATGAGGAATTCAAAGCCTCTCGTAATGGTTACAAAAATTCTTCCTCTAGTGTTTCTAAATCCACTCCATTCAAGTATGAAAGTGTAACTGCAATTCCATCCAGTATGGATTGGAGGAAGAAAGGAGCTGTTACTCCAGTCAAGGACCAGGGTCAATGCG GATGTTGCTGGGCATTCTCTGCAGTGGCTGCCACAGAAGGAATCACTCAATTGTCCACAGGAAAGTTGATATCCTTATCAGAACAAGAATTGGTAGATTGTGACATAAATGGCACTGACCAAGGCTGCGAGGGGGGACTCATGGATGACGCCTTCAAGTTCATCATTGACAATGGAGGCCTAAACACAGAGGCCAACTATCCTTACAAGGGAGTTGACGCCACTTGTAACAAGAAGTCCTCATCTTCTGATGCTGCCAAAATAACCGGCTACGAAGATGTGCCGACCAATAGTGAGAAGTCCTTGCTTAAAGCCGTTGCCAACCAGCCAATCTCAGTGGCAATTGATGCTAGTGGTTCTGAGTTCCAATTGTACTCAAGCGGTGTCTTCACCGGAGAATGTGGGACCCAATTGGACCATGGTGTCACAGCTGTAGGATACGGAACTGCAGATGATGGTACTAAGTATTGGTTGGTGAAGAATTCATGGGGTTTGAGTTGGGGTGAGAATGGTTACATTAGGATGCAGAGAGATGTGGATGCTGAAGAAGGTCTTTGTGGCATTGCTATGGAAGCTTCCTATCCTACTGTTGCTTAA
- the LOC115724544 gene encoding ankyrin repeat-containing protein BDA1, with protein sequence MVLEAAKEGNVATLSHLIEKDRLILTRVLLTNSTQSPLHISAALNHLHFTKQLLHLKPELAFELDSFKRSPLHLAAAEGHMEIARVLVHVNRDVSLVKDMYGRIPLHYAAMRGPVDVVQLLLDAQLESVFELLPSGETVLHLCVRHNHLETLRLLVEAVLLVRRESAGDFLNAKEESAVMLNQAETVEYLVSIPGVKEDTLNSKGYKPTDLLDHHHLPTDFNTIKIKQLLGINHPKSSCWKSWMIIIERLTNHQRDWLKEMRGSIMVVATVIASTTFNSAINPPGGVWQETSNKKDNKGDTDPFNCDKHTCMAGTGVLAYVWEEGYLRFILFNSIAFLASLSVVLLIVGGLPLRSRIGVWLLTMVICVTLTFTALTFLDGMSLVCPNHIFDSVDYIYHKSLKAWIGLLITIAVYHTIYFFIWVINKVLAYRATRS encoded by the exons ATGGTTTTAGAGGCTGCAAAGGAAGGAAATGTAGCCACCTTGAGTCACTTGATCGAGAAAGATAGGTTGATTCTTACTAGAGTTTTACTCACCAATTCCACTCAATCTCCTCTACACATATCAGCTGCTCTAAACCATCTCCATTTCACTAAACAACTCCTTCACCTCAAACCCGAGCTTGCTTTCGAGCTAGATTCCTTCAAACGCTCGCCTCTTCACTTGGCTGCAGCCGAGGGCCACATGGAGATAGCTCGAGTTTTGGTGCACGTGAATAGAGATGTTTCCTTGGTGAAAGACATGTATGGAAGAATCCCACTTCACTATGCCGCCATGAGAGGTCCGGTGGATGTGGTTCAACTTCTGTTGGATGCTCAACTTGAGTCGGTTTTCGAGTTGCTTCCGAGTGGAGAAACAGTTTTACATTTGTGTGTTCGGCATAACCATTTGGAGACTCTGAGATTGTTGGTGGAGGCGGTATTGCTCGTGAGAAGAGAGAGTGCCGGCGACTTCCTCAACGCCAAAGAAGAAAGTGCAGTCATGCTAAACCAAGCTGAG ACAGTAGAATACTTGGTTTCCATTCCGGGAGTGAAAGAAGACACCTTAAACTCGAAAGGATACAAACCGACAGATCTCTTAGATCATCATCATCTCCCAACAGACTTCAACACCATCAAAATCAAACAACTATTGGGTATCAACCATCCAAAATCATCATGTTGGAAGTCATGGATGATCATCATTGAGCGCCTAACGAATCACCAAAGAGATTGGCTGAAAGAAATGAGAGGGTCAATCATGGTGGTCGCCACTGTAATAGCATCCACAACATTCAATTCCGCAATCAATCCACCGGGCGGTGTTTGGCAAGAAACTTCAAACAAAAAAGACAATAAAGGCGACACTGATCCATTTAACTGCGACAAACACACATGTATGGCGGGAACAGGAGTGTTGGCTTATGTTTGGGAAGAGGGCTATCTCAGATTCATATTATTCAACAGCATTGCTTTTCTTGCTTCTCTTAGTGTTGTGCTTTTAATAGTGGGAGGACTCCCTCTTAGGAGTAGGATTGGAGTGTGGCTCTTGACCATGGTCATTTGTGTCACTTTAACGTTTACAGCTCTCACTTTCCTTGATGGGATGTCCTTAGTGTGTCCCAACCATATATTTGATAGTGTAGATTATATCTATCACAAGTCACTTAAGGCTTGGATTGGATTGCTTATCACCATTGCTGTTTATCATACCATCTACTTTTTCATCTGGGTTATCAACAAAGTTCTCGCCTATAGAGCAACACGATCGTAA